One Corynebacterium uterequi DNA segment encodes these proteins:
- the frr gene encoding ribosome recycling factor, giving the protein MIDVIFEDAELHMASSVEHTREELVTIRTGRANPNMFNAVVAEFYGQPTPVPQMASITAPEPRMIIVKPYDPSTIGAIETAIRNSDLGVNPTSDGHILRVTIPQLTEERRKDMVKLARSKGEDGKIAIRNIRRKGMDQLKKLQKDGDAGEDEVKAAEGEMDKLTATYVSQVDAVVAAKEKELMEV; this is encoded by the coding sequence ATGATCGATGTAATTTTCGAGGACGCGGAACTCCACATGGCGTCTTCCGTGGAGCACACCCGCGAGGAGCTCGTGACCATCCGCACCGGGCGGGCGAATCCGAATATGTTCAACGCTGTTGTCGCGGAGTTCTATGGCCAGCCGACGCCGGTCCCGCAGATGGCGTCGATCACCGCGCCGGAGCCGCGCATGATCATCGTCAAGCCCTACGACCCGTCGACGATTGGCGCCATCGAGACCGCCATCCGCAACTCTGATCTGGGCGTCAACCCGACCAGTGATGGCCACATCCTGCGCGTGACCATCCCGCAGCTCACCGAGGAACGCCGCAAGGACATGGTCAAGCTGGCCCGCTCCAAGGGCGAGGACGGCAAGATCGCCATCCGCAACATTCGACGCAAGGGCATGGACCAGCTCAAGAAGCTGCAGAAGGACGGCGACGCCGGCGAGGACGAGGTCAAGGCCGCCGAAGGCGAGATGGATAAGCTCACCGCCACCTACGTGTCCCAGGTCGACGCCGTCGTCGCCGCTAAGGAAAAGGAGCTGATGGAGGTTTAG
- the rplS gene encoding 50S ribosomal protein L19: MTNIIDKIEAAQMRDDIPDFRPGDTLDVHVKVIEGSNQRTQLFKGFVLRRQGGGIRETFTVRKVSFGIGVERTFPVHSPNIEKIEVVRRGHVRRAKLYYMRKLRGKAARIKERR; encoded by the coding sequence ATGACCAACATCATCGACAAGATCGAAGCCGCGCAGATGCGCGACGATATCCCGGACTTCCGCCCGGGTGACACCCTCGACGTGCACGTCAAGGTCATCGAGGGCAGCAACCAGCGTACCCAGCTGTTCAAGGGCTTCGTCCTGCGTCGTCAGGGCGGCGGCATCCGCGAGACCTTCACCGTGCGTAAGGTCTCCTTCGGTATCGGCGTGGAGCGTACCTTCCCGGTTCACTCCCCGAACATCGAGAAGATCGAGGTCGTTCGCCGCGGCCACGTCCGTCGCGCGAAGCTCTACTACATGCGCAAGCTGCGCGGAAAGGCCGCTCGCATCAAGGAGCGTCGCTAA
- the dprA gene encoding DNA-processing protein DprA, producing MSSPTSWAYLSRTIEGPSRALHELLSAGRDADEIARGVRRRASWLGDLAGETQARYATCRAEEDLAAAAELGARLVTPDCAEWPGEQFDYAFGARATGLSEHGRTYQADAVAPHALWVTGRPLTELLARAVAVVGTRAATNYGAEVTRRLVHDLAGHQWTIVSGGALGIDTAAHRAALDAATPTIAITACGVGHVYPASNRELFADIARHGAVVTEYPPGDRPQRHRFLTRNRLVAALTQGTVVVEAAWRSGALNTLTWAEGLGRIAMAVPGPVTSVASLGCHGRLRDGRAQLVATGTDIRALLEPIGAVDADAQYEIAFQATDIQRLSRNEMRVFDALPVSGDLCTEDVARQAGLTLALCVTILLDLAQRNIVVRHNDGWARRD from the coding sequence ATGAGCTCGCCGACCAGCTGGGCCTATCTCTCCCGGACTATCGAGGGACCCAGCCGCGCCCTGCACGAATTGCTCAGCGCCGGCCGCGACGCCGACGAAATCGCCCGCGGCGTACGACGACGTGCGTCCTGGCTCGGGGACCTCGCCGGGGAGACCCAGGCACGCTACGCCACGTGCCGTGCCGAAGAAGACCTTGCCGCGGCCGCCGAATTAGGAGCCAGGCTTGTCACCCCCGACTGCGCCGAATGGCCCGGTGAACAGTTCGACTACGCCTTCGGCGCCAGAGCAACCGGCTTGAGCGAGCATGGCCGTACCTATCAAGCAGACGCTGTGGCGCCCCACGCTCTGTGGGTCACCGGCCGACCCTTGACCGAATTGCTTGCTCGGGCGGTGGCAGTGGTCGGAACGCGGGCAGCCACCAATTACGGCGCCGAGGTCACTCGCCGCCTCGTCCACGACCTGGCCGGACATCAATGGACGATCGTGTCCGGCGGTGCCTTGGGCATCGACACGGCCGCGCACCGAGCGGCCTTGGACGCAGCCACTCCGACCATCGCCATCACGGCGTGCGGGGTGGGCCATGTCTACCCGGCGAGCAATCGGGAGCTCTTCGCAGACATCGCCCGCCACGGCGCGGTCGTCACTGAGTACCCTCCCGGAGACCGGCCGCAGCGGCACCGCTTCCTCACCCGCAACCGGCTCGTCGCCGCGCTGACCCAAGGCACGGTCGTGGTGGAGGCGGCGTGGCGGTCCGGGGCGCTTAATACCCTGACGTGGGCGGAAGGACTCGGTCGGATAGCGATGGCCGTGCCCGGGCCCGTCACCTCCGTGGCGTCGCTCGGCTGCCATGGTCGGCTGCGCGATGGACGCGCCCAGCTCGTGGCCACTGGCACCGATATCCGGGCACTGCTCGAACCCATCGGCGCGGTGGACGCTGATGCCCAATACGAGATTGCCTTCCAAGCCACGGACATCCAGCGCCTGAGCCGCAACGAGATGCGCGTGTTCGACGCCCTTCCCGTCAGCGGGGATCTGTGCACCGAGGACGTCGCCCGACAGGCCGGCCTCACCCTTGCGCTGTGCGTGACCATCCTGTTGGACCTGGCGCAACGCAACATCGTCGTTAGGCACAACGACGGGTGGGCGCGCCGCGACTAG
- the rpsB gene encoding 30S ribosomal protein S2, with amino-acid sequence MAVVTMRELLDAGVHFGHQTRRWNPKMRRFIFTDRNGIYIIDLQQTLTYIDEAYEFVKETVAHGGNVLFVGTKKQAQEAVQEEAERVGMPYVNHRWLGGMLTNFQTVSKRLHRLKELRAMDAAEDGYKGRGKKEILMLTRERTKLERVLGGISEMSKVPSALWIVDTNKEHIAISEAKKLNIPVVAILDTNCDPDDVTYPIPGNDDAIRATKLLSRIIGEAIVEGKKAREERQLAAAKEAAGDTDEKAQADAEAAAAAAAAAESTEAAAEEN; translated from the coding sequence ATGGCAGTCGTAACCATGCGCGAGCTCCTCGACGCTGGCGTCCACTTCGGACACCAGACCCGTCGTTGGAACCCGAAGATGCGTCGTTTCATCTTCACCGACCGCAACGGCATCTACATCATCGACCTGCAGCAGACGCTGACCTACATCGATGAGGCCTACGAGTTCGTCAAGGAGACCGTCGCCCACGGCGGCAACGTCCTGTTCGTTGGCACCAAGAAGCAGGCCCAGGAGGCCGTGCAGGAAGAGGCCGAGCGCGTCGGCATGCCGTACGTCAACCACCGTTGGCTCGGCGGTATGCTCACCAACTTCCAGACCGTGTCCAAGCGTCTGCACCGCCTCAAGGAGCTGCGCGCCATGGACGCCGCCGAGGACGGCTACAAGGGCCGCGGCAAGAAGGAAATCCTCATGCTCACCCGCGAGCGCACCAAGCTGGAGCGCGTCCTGGGCGGCATCTCCGAGATGTCCAAGGTTCCCTCCGCTCTGTGGATCGTGGACACCAACAAGGAGCACATCGCGATCTCCGAGGCTAAGAAGCTCAACATCCCGGTGGTCGCCATCCTGGACACCAACTGCGACCCGGACGACGTCACCTACCCGATCCCGGGCAATGACGACGCCATCCGCGCCACCAAGCTGCTGAGCCGCATCATCGGCGAGGCCATCGTCGAGGGCAAGAAGGCCCGCGAGGAGCGCCAGCTCGCCGCCGCTAAGGAAGCTGCCGGCGACACCGATGAGAAGGCTCAGGCGGACGCCGAGGCCGCAGCCGCCGCCGCTGCTGCCGCCGAGTCCACTGAGGCCGCTGCCGAGGAGAACTAA
- a CDS encoding YifB family Mg chelatase-like AAA ATPase, producing MALGKALTAAPHGLAGRIVTVEANIGPGLPGMHIVGLGDTAVRESRFRLRTAVANAQLNWPRTKIVLSLSPADVPKRGSHFDLALCLAVLAAGNPQAQQRLDDALILGELGLDGAVRPVTSVLPLVAEAHRCGITRVIVPAACGGEAALVDGVDVRVVHTLAEAWQWALDATELPTSHRTAEDTPAATGEQPDFSDLAGNDNARWAAEVAAAGGHHMFLVGPPGSGKSMIAERLPSILPPLSPEEAMEVAMVRSISAEVPGRVGYSLTPPLCAPHHTITRAALIGGGSGVVRCGAITQAHRGVLFLDEVSEIPARVLDGLRTPLEHHEVELRRGAATTVFPASFQLVMAANPCRCGAEQTTDCRCSVAERRTYLANLSGPLLDRIDIIAATTAARATVAPVDAEPSAVIAERVALARQRAARRWECLGGGTNAAVPGPYLRRHAPADEAGMALLQALLGRRQLTQRGVDHSLRVAWTLSDLAGNDRPGLDNVACAVQLRSIGTAGLREAA from the coding sequence ATGGCACTTGGTAAAGCACTGACCGCCGCGCCGCACGGCCTGGCCGGCAGGATCGTCACCGTGGAAGCCAACATCGGACCCGGGCTACCCGGTATGCACATCGTCGGCCTCGGCGACACCGCGGTCCGCGAATCCCGGTTTCGGCTGCGCACCGCCGTCGCTAACGCCCAGCTGAATTGGCCGCGCACCAAGATCGTGCTGTCGCTCTCGCCGGCTGACGTCCCCAAGCGCGGATCTCATTTCGACTTGGCCCTGTGCCTGGCCGTACTCGCTGCCGGGAATCCCCAAGCGCAGCAGCGGCTCGACGACGCCCTCATCCTCGGCGAGCTCGGACTCGACGGCGCGGTGCGCCCCGTGACGAGCGTGCTGCCCCTCGTCGCCGAAGCACACCGGTGCGGGATCACCCGGGTGATCGTGCCTGCCGCCTGCGGCGGCGAGGCGGCTCTCGTCGACGGTGTCGACGTCCGCGTCGTACACACGCTGGCCGAGGCATGGCAGTGGGCGCTCGACGCTACGGAGCTGCCCACCTCGCACCGTACCGCCGAAGACACACCAGCAGCGACGGGCGAACAACCGGACTTTAGCGACCTCGCCGGCAACGACAACGCCCGATGGGCGGCGGAAGTCGCCGCGGCGGGCGGGCATCATATGTTCCTCGTCGGGCCACCGGGGTCCGGGAAGTCGATGATTGCCGAGCGCCTGCCATCCATCCTGCCGCCACTGTCCCCCGAGGAGGCGATGGAAGTAGCCATGGTGCGCTCCATCAGCGCCGAGGTCCCCGGCCGGGTAGGCTATTCGCTCACCCCGCCGCTGTGCGCACCCCATCACACCATCACCCGAGCCGCACTCATCGGCGGCGGCAGCGGGGTAGTGCGCTGCGGGGCCATTACCCAAGCGCATCGCGGCGTGCTCTTCCTCGACGAGGTATCCGAGATCCCCGCCCGGGTCCTCGACGGGTTGCGCACTCCGCTCGAACACCATGAAGTGGAGCTGCGCCGTGGGGCGGCGACCACGGTCTTCCCGGCGTCGTTCCAGCTGGTCATGGCGGCGAACCCGTGTCGCTGTGGCGCTGAGCAAACTACCGATTGCCGGTGCAGCGTCGCCGAAAGGCGCACCTATCTGGCGAACCTGTCCGGGCCGCTGCTCGACCGGATCGATATCATCGCCGCCACCACCGCGGCGCGCGCGACGGTGGCGCCGGTCGATGCCGAACCTTCCGCCGTCATCGCCGAGCGGGTCGCCCTGGCCCGACAGCGTGCCGCCCGACGGTGGGAGTGCCTCGGCGGCGGGACCAATGCCGCGGTGCCGGGTCCCTACCTGCGCCGCCATGCACCTGCGGATGAGGCCGGCATGGCCCTGCTCCAGGCGCTGCTGGGCCGGCGCCAGCTCACCCAACGTGGCGTCGACCATTCGCTTCGGGTGGCCTGGACGCTCAGCGACCTAGCCGGTAACGACAGGCCGGGGCTCGACAACGTCGCGTGCGCCGTCCAACTGCGCAGCATCGGTACCGCCGGCCTGCGGGAGGCAGCATGA
- a CDS encoding DUF2469 domain-containing protein: MSAEDLDNYEADAELSLYREYRDVVSQFSYVVETERRFYLANAVELIPHSAGPDVYYEVRMSDAWVWDMYRAARFVRYVRVITFKDVNIEELDKPELTFPE; this comes from the coding sequence GTGAGCGCAGAAGATCTCGACAACTATGAGGCCGACGCGGAGCTGTCGCTGTACCGCGAGTACCGCGACGTCGTCAGCCAATTCTCCTACGTGGTGGAGACTGAACGCCGCTTCTACCTGGCCAACGCCGTTGAGCTCATTCCGCATTCCGCAGGTCCGGACGTGTACTACGAGGTCCGCATGTCCGACGCCTGGGTGTGGGACATGTACCGAGCCGCCCGTTTCGTGCGTTATGTCAGGGTCATTACCTTCAAGGACGTCAACATCGAGGAACTCGACAAACCGGAGCTGACCTTCCCCGAGTAG
- a CDS encoding M23 family metallopeptidase, translated as MTSPPAHPQSYVCPTTGTVQLGRVLRPAAIPQQRWLPGHRGVDLALNVGEPVRAAGTGTVAVAGPVVGTPTVSIDHPDGIRTTYQPVYATVSSGETVTAGQVIGRLAPSTTGFPGLQWGAKIGSDGYLDPLTLLPLPVIRLKPLAAAAPARP; from the coding sequence GTGACCAGCCCACCTGCGCATCCTCAGAGTTACGTGTGCCCCACCACCGGCACTGTTCAGCTCGGCCGGGTGCTCCGGCCGGCGGCCATCCCGCAGCAGCGATGGTTACCCGGGCACCGTGGCGTCGACCTTGCGCTCAACGTCGGTGAGCCGGTTCGGGCCGCCGGCACCGGAACCGTCGCGGTTGCTGGTCCCGTCGTCGGTACCCCCACCGTGTCCATCGACCACCCTGACGGGATAAGAACCACCTACCAGCCGGTCTACGCCACAGTGAGTTCCGGAGAGACGGTCACCGCCGGGCAGGTCATCGGCCGGCTCGCCCCCAGTACCACCGGTTTCCCCGGGCTGCAGTGGGGTGCCAAGATCGGTTCGGATGGATACCTCGATCCGTTGACGCTGCTGCCGCTACCGGTCATCCGGCTGAAACCGCTCGCAGCGGCAGCCCCCGCGCGACCCTAA
- a CDS encoding tyrosine recombinase XerC: MSQHVGTQFQEAIEDFADYQRMVLGRSEATVSSYRSDLRQLAERVEDLDSLTLAVLRDWLAEAVDQGKSRATIARRTAAARAFTRWAMNRGHLATDVAARLASPKVRRALPHILAPNQADLLVTEPTQRDEPDAPEALRDAAILEMLYATGMRVSELCGMDLDDVDYARHTVRVTGKGNKQRVVPFGETAAAALRTWVGEGRGALARADSPPAVFLGSRGGRIDQRQVRRIVERAARSSQGPGSELTPHGIRHTAATHLLEGGADLRVVQEILGHSSLQTTQIYTHVSPQRLKEVVARAHPRA; this comes from the coding sequence ATGAGCCAACACGTGGGAACGCAGTTCCAGGAGGCGATCGAGGATTTCGCCGACTACCAACGCATGGTGCTCGGGCGCTCCGAGGCCACGGTTTCCTCCTACCGCAGCGACCTCAGACAGCTCGCCGAGCGGGTGGAAGACCTCGACTCGCTCACGCTGGCGGTTTTAAGAGACTGGCTCGCCGAAGCGGTGGACCAGGGTAAATCCCGGGCCACCATCGCGCGTCGGACCGCCGCCGCCCGCGCGTTTACCCGTTGGGCGATGAATCGCGGACATCTGGCCACCGACGTCGCCGCGCGGCTGGCGTCGCCCAAGGTGCGACGGGCCTTGCCCCACATCCTGGCGCCGAACCAGGCTGACCTCCTGGTCACCGAACCCACGCAACGCGACGAGCCCGACGCGCCGGAAGCCCTGCGCGATGCGGCCATCTTGGAGATGCTCTACGCCACCGGGATGCGGGTGTCCGAACTATGCGGAATGGACCTCGACGACGTCGACTACGCCCGGCACACCGTCCGGGTGACGGGCAAGGGCAACAAGCAGCGCGTCGTGCCCTTCGGCGAGACCGCGGCTGCGGCCCTGCGGACGTGGGTTGGCGAGGGGCGAGGCGCTTTAGCCCGGGCGGATTCGCCGCCAGCCGTTTTCCTGGGGTCCCGCGGCGGGCGTATCGATCAGCGCCAGGTTCGGCGCATCGTCGAGCGGGCCGCCCGCAGTTCCCAAGGTCCTGGCAGTGAGCTCACCCCGCACGGCATTCGTCACACCGCGGCAACGCACCTGCTGGAAGGCGGGGCTGACCTCCGCGTCGTCCAGGAAATCCTCGGACATTCCTCGCTGCAGACCACCCAGATCTACACCCACGTGTCACCTCAACGCCTGAAGGAGGTGGTGGCCCGGGCACACCCGCGGGCTTAG
- a CDS encoding ribonuclease HII, with protein sequence MGRLRRLKQSRTYEVALVNAGLGPVVGVDEAGRGACAGPLTVAACALPPRVIPALDRLDDSKKLTPRLREELFDVITRVALDYEVVSFEASAVDHYGVHTLNREGMRLAVERLRIRPGYVLTDAWRIPSLRVPHLPIIGGDATARCIAAASVLAKVTRDRVMDELAVSYPVYRFDKHKGYSTKAHLDAVRRHGASPQHRYTYANVAAAHAEWEQR encoded by the coding sequence ATGGGGCGCCTGCGTCGGCTGAAGCAGTCACGGACCTACGAGGTCGCCCTCGTCAACGCGGGCCTCGGCCCCGTCGTGGGCGTCGACGAGGCCGGCCGTGGCGCCTGCGCCGGCCCACTGACCGTCGCCGCCTGCGCGCTGCCGCCGCGCGTCATACCGGCATTGGACCGCCTCGACGACTCGAAAAAGCTCACCCCGCGCCTGCGGGAAGAGCTTTTCGACGTCATCACCCGGGTAGCACTCGACTACGAGGTAGTCAGCTTCGAAGCTTCAGCCGTCGATCACTACGGCGTGCACACCCTCAACCGAGAAGGCATGCGGCTCGCCGTCGAACGACTGCGAATCCGGCCGGGCTACGTCCTCACCGACGCGTGGCGAATCCCCTCCTTACGCGTTCCCCACCTGCCGATCATCGGTGGTGACGCCACGGCGCGGTGTATCGCCGCAGCCTCAGTGTTGGCGAAGGTCACCAGGGACCGCGTCATGGACGAGCTCGCCGTGAGCTACCCGGTCTACCGCTTCGACAAGCACAAGGGCTATTCAACGAAAGCACACCTCGACGCGGTGCGCCGCCACGGGGCCAGCCCGCAGCATCGCTACACTTATGCCAACGTCGCTGCCGCCCACGCCGAGTGGGAGCAGCGATAA
- the tsf gene encoding translation elongation factor Ts encodes MANYTAADVKKLREITGSGMLDCKKALEETNGDFEKAIEILRIQGAKDVGKRADRNALEGLIAVSGHTMIEINSETDFVAKNQEFKDFAAKVAEAAAAVKANSPEELANADVDGMTAAEATQQLSAKIGEKLELRRAVTVEGENVEVYLHHRSADLPPAVGVLVSYTGDNAEAAHAVALQIAALKAQYLTREDVPAEVVAKEEEIAEKTTREEGKPEKAIPNIVKGRMNGFFKDVVLLEQPSVADNKKTVKAVADEGGITVTGFVRYEVGQR; translated from the coding sequence ATGGCGAACTACACTGCTGCAGACGTCAAGAAGCTGCGCGAGATCACCGGCTCCGGCATGCTCGACTGCAAGAAGGCCCTCGAAGAGACCAATGGTGACTTCGAAAAGGCTATTGAGATCCTGCGCATTCAGGGCGCGAAGGACGTGGGCAAGCGTGCCGACCGCAACGCCCTTGAGGGCCTCATCGCCGTCTCCGGTCACACGATGATCGAGATTAACTCTGAGACCGACTTCGTGGCCAAGAACCAGGAGTTCAAGGACTTCGCCGCCAAGGTCGCCGAGGCTGCCGCCGCGGTGAAGGCCAACTCGCCGGAGGAGCTTGCCAACGCTGACGTCGACGGCATGACCGCCGCCGAGGCCACCCAGCAGCTGTCCGCCAAGATCGGCGAGAAGCTGGAGCTGCGCCGCGCCGTTACCGTCGAAGGCGAGAACGTTGAGGTGTACCTGCACCACCGCTCCGCCGACCTGCCGCCGGCCGTGGGCGTCCTCGTCAGCTACACCGGTGACAACGCCGAGGCTGCTCACGCCGTCGCCCTGCAGATTGCCGCTCTCAAGGCCCAGTACCTGACCCGCGAGGACGTCCCCGCCGAGGTCGTCGCCAAGGAAGAGGAGATCGCGGAGAAGACCACCCGCGAGGAGGGCAAGCCGGAGAAGGCCATCCCGAACATCGTCAAGGGCCGCATGAACGGCTTCTTCAAGGACGTTGTGCTCCTGGAGCAGCCGTCCGTCGCTGACAACAAGAAGACCGTCAAGGCCGTCGCCGACGAAGGTGGCATCACCGTGACCGGCTTCGTCCGCTACGAGGTTGGCCAGCGCTAA
- the pyrH gene encoding UMP kinase: MSAEKPQGYKRVMLKLGGEMFGGGQVGIDPDVVDNVANQIAEVARTGAEIAVVIGGGNFFRGAELQQRGMDRARSDYMGMLGTVMNSLALQDFLQQKGVDCRVQTSINMAQIAEPYLPLRAARHLEKGRVVIFGAGMGMPYFSTDTTAAQRALEINCDVLFLAKAVDGVYDDDPRTNPDAKLLSQITPREVIEQGLKVADATAFSLCMDNDMPILVFNLLTEGNIARAVAGEKIGTLVVS, translated from the coding sequence ATGTCTGCCGAGAAGCCCCAGGGTTACAAGCGCGTCATGCTCAAACTGGGCGGAGAGATGTTTGGCGGCGGCCAGGTGGGCATCGATCCGGACGTGGTGGACAATGTGGCGAACCAGATCGCGGAGGTCGCCCGCACCGGCGCGGAGATCGCGGTGGTCATCGGCGGTGGCAACTTCTTCCGCGGCGCGGAACTGCAACAGCGGGGCATGGACCGGGCCCGCTCTGACTACATGGGCATGCTCGGCACGGTCATGAATTCCCTGGCCCTGCAGGACTTCCTGCAGCAGAAGGGCGTCGATTGCCGCGTGCAGACCTCGATCAACATGGCCCAGATCGCTGAACCCTACCTGCCGTTGCGTGCTGCCCGTCACCTGGAGAAGGGCCGCGTCGTCATCTTCGGCGCCGGCATGGGTATGCCGTACTTCTCCACGGACACCACCGCCGCCCAGCGCGCCCTGGAGATCAACTGCGACGTGCTCTTCCTTGCCAAGGCCGTCGACGGTGTCTACGACGACGATCCGCGTACCAACCCGGATGCGAAGCTGCTATCGCAGATCACCCCGCGGGAGGTCATCGAGCAGGGCCTGAAGGTCGCGGACGCTACTGCCTTCAGCCTGTGCATGGACAATGACATGCCGATTCTTGTGTTCAACCTGCTCACTGAAGGAAACATCGCCCGCGCCGTGGCGGGGGAGAAGATCGGTACCCTGGTGGTGTCCTAA
- a CDS encoding YraN family protein has translation MNPTTGHHGPPLALGQRGEEYAASWLQAHGYYLIARNVRYRCGEIDIIAADGDDIVFVEVKTRRTRDFGAAEAVDAAKLARMRAAAARWLDDKPWMSVRFDVLELIEDADHFEVTCYEGVDDGTW, from the coding sequence ATGAACCCCACCACTGGCCACCACGGACCGCCGCTCGCCCTGGGACAGCGTGGCGAAGAGTACGCCGCCTCCTGGCTGCAGGCTCACGGCTACTACCTCATTGCCCGAAACGTCCGCTACCGCTGCGGCGAGATCGACATCATCGCCGCCGACGGGGACGACATCGTGTTCGTCGAAGTCAAGACCCGGCGCACCCGGGACTTCGGGGCAGCGGAAGCGGTGGATGCCGCGAAGCTCGCCCGGATGCGGGCCGCGGCCGCGCGCTGGCTCGATGACAAACCGTGGATGAGCGTTCGCTTTGACGTCCTGGAGCTCATCGAAGACGCCGACCACTTTGAGGTCACCTGCTACGAGGGAGTCGACGATGGCACTTGGTAA
- the lepB gene encoding signal peptidase I, with translation MKNDDHAEKEAALPWWVEFPLIIVVTMVCMFLLQTFVGRVYLIPSASMEPTLHGCDGCTGDRILVERLSYYVSDPEPGDVVVFEGTDSWNSFFVSYRSENVVVRGLQNLGSYVGLVAPDENNLVKRIVAEGGQTVRCLPGDSSVMVDDQPTDQSFTLQPLQYPVNPETGSEACGGDYFGPITVPEGHYFMMGDNRTNSADSRAHIGDPLQGTIPEENIRGKVQAIILPLNRIGGVDDPEIQPQQLAG, from the coding sequence ATGAAGAATGACGACCACGCGGAGAAAGAGGCGGCCCTGCCGTGGTGGGTGGAGTTCCCTCTCATCATCGTCGTAACGATGGTCTGCATGTTTCTTCTGCAAACCTTCGTCGGTCGTGTCTACCTCATCCCCTCGGCGTCGATGGAACCGACGCTGCACGGTTGCGACGGCTGCACGGGCGACCGCATCCTCGTCGAGCGGCTGTCCTACTACGTCAGCGACCCGGAGCCGGGCGACGTCGTCGTCTTCGAGGGCACCGATTCCTGGAATTCCTTCTTCGTCTCCTACCGCAGCGAGAACGTCGTCGTGCGGGGGCTGCAAAACCTCGGCTCCTACGTGGGACTCGTCGCCCCCGATGAGAACAACCTAGTCAAGCGGATCGTGGCCGAAGGGGGCCAGACCGTGCGCTGCCTGCCGGGAGACTCATCGGTCATGGTTGACGACCAGCCGACGGACCAGTCCTTCACCCTGCAGCCGCTGCAATACCCAGTCAATCCCGAGACCGGGTCCGAAGCCTGCGGCGGCGACTACTTCGGGCCCATCACCGTGCCCGAGGGCCACTACTTCATGATGGGTGACAACCGCACCAACTCGGCCGATTCCCGCGCCCACATCGGCGATCCCCTGCAGGGCACCATCCCGGAGGAGAACATTCGCGGCAAGGTCCAAGCCATTATCCTCCCGCTGAATCGCATCGGCGGCGTCGACGACCCCGAGATCCAGCCGCAGCAACTCGCCGGCTGA